One genomic window of Moorella glycerini includes the following:
- the mqnE gene encoding aminofutalosine synthase MqnE yields the protein MSAIVEHIRTELSRGELAAVAARVYAGQRLSREDGIRLFESQDLLGIGFLADLARQRACGDDVYFINNAHINHTNVCQNLCDLCAFGKQAGSPEAYTLTLSEIEAKARAAAAAGVTEIHIVGGLNPELPYEYYLDLIRTVRRVAPRACIQAFDAVEIDYIATQAGRPVADVLQELRQVGLDSLPGGGAEIFTPEVRRRLCARKIDGQRWLMVHETAHRLGIPTNATMLYGHLETAADRVDHLLALRELQDRTGGFLAFIPLAFHPANTAFSNLPGTTGVDDLKVLAISRLLLDNFRHIKAFWIMMGPKLAQVALHFGVNDLDGTVREERIFHDAGAATPQYQPAASFLRSIRAAGRIPVERDTLYREIRRYA from the coding sequence TTGTCTGCCATTGTAGAACATATCAGGACGGAACTCTCCCGGGGAGAATTGGCGGCCGTAGCTGCCAGGGTGTATGCCGGGCAAAGGCTGAGCCGGGAAGACGGTATTCGCCTGTTTGAGAGCCAGGACCTCCTGGGCATCGGGTTCCTCGCTGACCTGGCCCGGCAGCGGGCTTGCGGCGATGACGTTTACTTTATTAATAATGCCCACATTAATCATACTAATGTCTGTCAAAATCTCTGTGATTTATGTGCCTTTGGTAAACAGGCAGGCAGTCCGGAGGCATACACCCTTACCCTGAGTGAAATTGAGGCCAAGGCCAGGGCGGCGGCCGCCGCAGGGGTCACCGAGATTCACATTGTCGGAGGTTTGAATCCGGAACTGCCGTATGAATACTACCTGGACCTGATCCGTACGGTGCGCCGGGTAGCACCCCGGGCCTGCATCCAGGCCTTTGATGCCGTAGAAATTGACTATATAGCGACCCAGGCCGGGCGGCCTGTAGCTGACGTGCTCCAGGAACTCCGGCAGGTGGGCCTGGATTCCCTTCCCGGCGGCGGGGCCGAAATCTTTACCCCGGAGGTGCGCCGGCGCCTTTGTGCCAGGAAAATTGACGGCCAGCGCTGGCTCATGGTCCACGAAACTGCCCACCGCCTGGGTATACCCACCAACGCCACCATGCTCTACGGCCACCTGGAGACAGCGGCCGACCGGGTGGACCACCTCCTGGCCCTCCGGGAACTCCAGGACCGGACGGGTGGCTTTTTGGCCTTTATACCCCTGGCCTTTCACCCGGCCAACACGGCCTTTAGCAACCTGCCGGGAACCACCGGGGTGGACGACCTGAAGGTGCTGGCCATCAGCCGCCTGCTCCTGGACAACTTCCGTCACATCAAGGCCTTCTGGATTATGATGGGACCGAAATTAGCCCAGGTGGCCTTGCATTTCGGGGTTAACGACCTGGATGGTACCGTCCGGGAAGAACGTATTTTTCATGACGCGGGAGCCGCTACGCCCCAGTACCAGCCTGCCGCAAGCTTTTTGCGCAGCATCCGGGCCGCCGGCCGGATACCGGTGGAACGGGACACATTATACCGGGAAATCCGCCGCTATGCCTGA